A section of the Rossellomorea marisflavi genome encodes:
- a CDS encoding FtsX-like permease family protein, with amino-acid sequence MNIINKLTLRHLKENKRRTMVTIIGVIISVAMVTAVSTLFVSFLDLMKQDNINKGGEWHVQYKNLNQEQLDAIKSAENTDSVFLRKDLGYSKIQDPPNATKPYLFFTSLDKKGLKEMPIKLKDGRFPKNDGEVVVSQEILNQKNNKLKIGDPLSVELGDRLMDDMTLYQDNSFNGDEEDFRTKEKASYTIVGTIDKPDWEYPWAPGYTVISFLDDKQAESTAFITEKKLSKNLFDDAKAFAKKHDITTVEFNHELLRYYGVSNNDNLNATLFGMASIIVGIILIGSVALIYNAFAISVSERARHLGMLSSVGATKIQKRNSVFFEGAIIGLISIPIGLIAGIGGMAVTFWFMNTTLTNVFADGLKISVSITPFSILAACAVSIITIFISTLIPARRASKVSAIDAIRQTQDVKMSGRSVKTSKLTRKLFGIEGEIGLKNLKRNKKRYIATVFSLVISIMLFLSVSFFTDNIKKSAGMTQENYDFDIQLTGPSNNLESLKPFVNAENVTDSVLLEYVSFQSWLTSKDVPSALKKDPDYHANLNDGKYAYNLQLHGLDEEDFKDYLKKTGSKVDPDGVVVINMLKYQGSDRKFYQSEALDLQKTKKLDLYDFNGEEDEKVGSINIDGEAEEAPMGIRVGYGLNLIMSRDTLQKIQKETGSTNSIPFLYLNSSDPSATQEAIDESKSGDVEVFNITQMKEENEQFSLLVSIFAYGFITLISAISIANIFNTISTSISLRKREFAMLKSVGMTPKGFNKMIHYESIFYGLKSLLYGLPIGFAAMYLMHMALNESFEYSFSPPWMSVLFVVVAIFAIVGSAMLYSTGKIKKQNIIDGLKQENI; translated from the coding sequence ATGAATATCATAAACAAACTGACCCTCAGACATTTGAAAGAAAACAAGCGCAGGACCATGGTCACCATCATCGGTGTCATCATCTCCGTCGCCATGGTGACCGCCGTCTCGACTCTGTTCGTCTCCTTCCTTGATCTCATGAAGCAGGATAACATCAATAAAGGCGGAGAATGGCACGTCCAGTACAAAAACCTTAACCAGGAGCAGCTGGATGCCATTAAAAGTGCAGAGAATACGGATAGTGTTTTTCTTCGAAAAGACCTGGGGTATTCGAAAATTCAGGATCCCCCCAACGCAACCAAGCCGTACTTATTCTTCACCTCATTGGATAAAAAAGGCCTGAAGGAAATGCCTATTAAGCTGAAAGATGGACGCTTTCCTAAGAATGATGGGGAAGTCGTGGTTTCACAGGAGATCCTGAACCAGAAAAACAACAAACTTAAAATCGGTGATCCATTATCAGTCGAACTCGGTGACCGGTTAATGGACGATATGACTCTCTATCAGGACAATTCGTTCAATGGAGACGAGGAGGATTTCCGGACTAAGGAAAAAGCCTCGTACACGATTGTCGGTACCATTGATAAACCTGATTGGGAATACCCATGGGCCCCGGGATATACGGTGATCAGCTTCTTGGACGATAAGCAGGCAGAAAGCACGGCGTTTATAACGGAGAAAAAGTTGAGCAAAAATCTCTTTGATGATGCAAAAGCCTTCGCAAAAAAACATGACATCACGACCGTTGAGTTCAACCACGAGCTTCTGCGCTATTACGGGGTTTCGAATAACGACAACCTTAATGCGACACTTTTTGGAATGGCTTCCATCATTGTTGGAATCATCCTGATCGGCTCCGTCGCTTTGATCTATAACGCTTTTGCTATCAGCGTTTCGGAGCGTGCCCGCCACCTTGGAATGCTCTCAAGCGTCGGTGCCACAAAGATCCAGAAACGAAACTCCGTCTTCTTTGAAGGGGCTATCATCGGCTTGATTTCCATCCCGATTGGCCTGATTGCCGGAATTGGTGGTATGGCCGTAACCTTCTGGTTCATGAATACCACTTTGACGAACGTATTTGCAGACGGATTAAAAATATCTGTTTCCATTACTCCATTTTCCATCCTTGCAGCATGTGCAGTCTCGATTATTACCATTTTCATCTCCACATTGATTCCTGCGAGGAGAGCGTCGAAGGTATCAGCCATTGACGCGATCAGGCAAACACAGGATGTAAAAATGAGCGGTCGTAGCGTGAAAACATCTAAACTCACCCGAAAATTGTTTGGCATCGAGGGAGAAATCGGGTTGAAAAATCTGAAACGGAACAAGAAGCGATACATCGCTACTGTATTCTCACTCGTCATCTCCATCATGTTGTTTCTCTCGGTATCGTTTTTCACTGACAACATCAAGAAATCAGCGGGAATGACACAGGAAAACTATGATTTTGACATACAACTCACCGGTCCATCCAACAACCTTGAAAGCCTGAAGCCATTTGTGAATGCGGAAAACGTCACAGATTCCGTCTTATTGGAATATGTCTCGTTCCAAAGCTGGCTAACCAGTAAGGACGTTCCATCGGCATTAAAGAAAGATCCTGATTACCATGCGAACCTAAATGACGGGAAGTATGCGTACAACCTCCAGCTGCATGGCCTTGACGAGGAAGATTTCAAGGACTACCTCAAAAAAACCGGTAGTAAAGTCGATCCTGACGGGGTTGTTGTAATCAACATGCTTAAATATCAGGGATCAGATCGCAAATTCTATCAATCGGAAGCACTGGATCTTCAAAAAACAAAGAAGCTGGACTTGTATGACTTCAACGGTGAGGAAGATGAAAAAGTTGGATCCATTAATATCGACGGAGAAGCCGAAGAGGCACCAATGGGAATCAGAGTCGGTTATGGGCTAAACCTGATCATGAGCCGTGATACACTTCAGAAAATCCAAAAGGAAACCGGCTCAACTAATTCCATCCCTTTCCTTTATCTGAACAGCTCTGATCCTTCCGCAACCCAGGAGGCGATCGATGAGTCGAAAAGCGGAGACGTTGAGGTATTTAACATCACGCAAATGAAGGAAGAAAACGAACAGTTCTCCCTTCTGGTCTCCATCTTCGCCTACGGATTCATCACTCTGATTTCAGCCATTTCGATCGCGAATATCTTCAATACGATCTCGACAAGCATCTCACTCCGGAAGCGTGAGTTCGCCATGCTAAAATCTGTGGGCATGACGCCGAAGGGCTTCAATAAGATGATCCATTATGAGAGCATCTTCTACGGCTTGAAATCGCTCCTTTACGGTCTACCAATCGGGTTCGCAGCCATGTACCTCATGCATATGGCCCTGAATGAATCGTTTGAATACAGCTTCTCCCCTCCTTGGATGAGCGTGCTGTTCGTGGTCGTTGCCATCTTCGCAATCGTGGGATCCGCCATGCTCTATTCCACAGGGAAGATCAAGAAACAGAACATCATCGATGGATTGAAACAGGAAAACATTTAA
- a CDS encoding glycerophosphodiester phosphodiesterase family protein produces MKKLFSTMAVSTLALGLFAPVQTNSVQAASPVLLEEDFDDIANGRLPDGWKLLEGQGAVQDGKLVLNSSATSKPARVVVPLEEDEGDYVFEADVTFQSAVEDKRWASLMYRIQNENYPYYQFAVRRGTSDVNGLEFAERTPADKWLVPERNFYTENMEYGKTYRLKVVASGNRVQQYVNGQLVIDTDQAGKYLNGDVGFQTSGSKVEYDNVKLTSFEGELPPVDGEGALLPQEAQTSMINAPTIINGEGVDVPHDETASALIKVDGDVGNLKGNGKDLRSVLMTLKGKKIPVLHMEKGGLEESVVDLLNDLSISDVHVVSSQTGIIEAVKDLNPRIRGGLYYDQRHLNKQDLKKIVQDVHKSESKMVMIPQGVLTEEGMYYLHNRMVAVWGVGGDTMASTHELIHLGVDGIVTNAPELAVKAFGQYPDQTIVQRPMVAAHRGVPSLAPENTMAGYRLAYELGADQIETDVQRTKDGHLVVIHDETVDRTTSGTGAVKDLTLAEIKALDAGIKFDEKFAGEKVPTFKEYLQEFKGKNVMLLVELKAHDVEEQTIQEIKEEGMMDQVVLQSFYLDSMQRSNELAPELPGGYLFSSAVPGTLQEKLKNAKKLVDYGTINDVTLNSSYGSLYKEFIQYMRQRGMLSMHWTFRAEPPFADKLKDGLIGPITDYTQWLTESPVQLELPIKKVNLKEGKSRTIHAKARVSYRVADREKIETELFVAEGNGVVKVNGNTIEAIAPGKAQVFAKHTFTMLGEEWNVVSEPIEVTVK; encoded by the coding sequence GTGAAGAAATTATTCAGTACAATGGCCGTTTCCACATTGGCATTGGGCTTATTTGCCCCTGTCCAGACCAATTCCGTACAAGCAGCAAGCCCGGTTCTATTGGAAGAGGATTTTGATGATATCGCGAATGGCCGTTTGCCCGATGGATGGAAGCTCTTAGAAGGACAAGGGGCCGTCCAGGACGGGAAGCTCGTCCTGAATTCCTCCGCCACCTCGAAGCCTGCAAGGGTCGTCGTTCCTTTGGAAGAAGATGAAGGGGACTATGTATTCGAAGCGGACGTGACGTTCCAGTCGGCCGTGGAGGATAAGCGGTGGGCATCGCTCATGTACCGAATCCAAAACGAGAACTATCCATATTATCAGTTTGCCGTGCGCCGGGGTACTTCCGACGTGAATGGCCTGGAATTCGCAGAGCGGACACCGGCTGATAAATGGCTGGTGCCGGAGCGTAACTTTTACACTGAAAATATGGAATATGGGAAGACGTACCGGTTGAAAGTGGTCGCAAGCGGAAACCGCGTCCAGCAGTATGTCAACGGGCAGCTGGTCATCGATACAGACCAAGCGGGGAAATACCTCAATGGAGACGTCGGGTTCCAGACGAGCGGTTCGAAGGTCGAATACGATAATGTGAAACTGACTTCATTCGAAGGAGAGCTGCCACCTGTAGACGGTGAAGGGGCGCTCCTGCCTCAGGAAGCACAAACATCCATGATCAACGCCCCTACTATCATCAACGGGGAGGGTGTCGACGTACCGCATGATGAGACGGCTTCCGCCCTGATCAAAGTGGATGGGGACGTAGGCAATCTGAAAGGAAACGGAAAGGATCTTCGAAGCGTCCTGATGACGCTCAAAGGAAAGAAAATCCCGGTGTTACATATGGAAAAGGGTGGCCTTGAAGAATCCGTCGTCGATTTACTCAATGATTTGTCCATCAGTGATGTCCATGTCGTGTCCAGTCAGACGGGGATCATTGAAGCAGTGAAAGACCTGAACCCGAGGATCCGTGGGGGACTCTATTATGATCAACGTCATCTCAATAAACAGGATTTGAAGAAGATTGTTCAGGATGTCCATAAGAGTGAAAGCAAGATGGTCATGATCCCACAGGGTGTCCTGACGGAAGAAGGCATGTATTATCTTCATAACCGGATGGTTGCCGTGTGGGGAGTAGGCGGGGATACAATGGCGTCGACACATGAGCTTATTCACCTTGGCGTCGACGGGATCGTCACGAACGCACCTGAGCTTGCCGTGAAGGCATTCGGTCAGTATCCGGATCAGACGATCGTTCAACGGCCGATGGTGGCTGCCCATCGCGGTGTGCCGTCCCTTGCTCCTGAGAACACCATGGCCGGGTACCGTCTCGCGTATGAGCTCGGTGCCGATCAGATCGAGACCGATGTGCAACGCACGAAAGACGGTCACCTCGTGGTCATCCATGATGAAACGGTGGATCGGACCACGAGCGGAACGGGTGCCGTCAAGGATCTGACCCTTGCAGAAATAAAGGCACTCGATGCCGGAATCAAATTCGATGAGAAATTTGCCGGCGAAAAGGTACCGACCTTCAAGGAATATCTTCAGGAGTTCAAAGGCAAGAATGTCATGCTCCTTGTAGAGTTGAAAGCCCATGATGTTGAGGAGCAGACGATTCAGGAGATCAAGGAAGAAGGCATGATGGATCAGGTGGTCCTTCAAAGCTTCTACCTCGACAGCATGCAGCGCTCCAATGAACTGGCTCCTGAGCTGCCTGGAGGATATCTGTTTTCTTCAGCCGTCCCGGGCACCCTGCAGGAAAAGCTGAAGAATGCGAAGAAGCTCGTGGATTACGGAACGATCAACGATGTGACGCTTAATTCCAGTTATGGTTCCCTGTACAAAGAGTTCATTCAATACATGAGGCAGCGTGGGATGCTGAGCATGCACTGGACGTTCCGTGCCGAGCCTCCGTTTGCCGATAAGCTGAAAGACGGACTCATCGGACCGATTACGGACTACACACAATGGCTGACGGAATCGCCTGTACAGCTTGAACTGCCGATCAAAAAGGTGAACCTGAAAGAAGGAAAATCACGAACCATCCATGCAAAAGCACGCGTCAGCTACCGTGTAGCCGATCGTGAGAAGATCGAGACCGAACTATTCGTCGCCGAAGGGAATGGAGTCGTCAAGGTCAACGGCAATACGATTGAAGCCATCGCCCCTGGAAAGGCACAAGTATTCGCCAAGCATACGTTCACGATGCTCGGGGAAGAGTGGAATGTGGTGTCTGAGCCGATTGAGGTGACGGTGAAGTAA
- a CDS encoding glycerol-3-phosphate responsive antiterminator: protein MTSLEIVNMVESQIIASIKEEKDIDKAIRSSANIAFLLIGDILTVKPYIEKLKEANMYIFIHLDFIEGLSNTKGAVKFVADVWNPTGIISTKTNMIRYAKDEGLVTIQRIFLIDRGALQKGIEMIKSCKPDAVEVLPGLMPRVIDQLSHQLKLPLIVGGLIQEKKDILDALEAGALAVSSGDPNMWKFDL, encoded by the coding sequence GTGACTTCTTTGGAAATTGTAAACATGGTAGAGTCTCAGATCATCGCTTCCATCAAAGAAGAAAAGGATATTGATAAAGCGATCCGGAGCTCGGCGAACATCGCCTTTCTATTGATTGGGGATATCCTGACGGTCAAACCCTATATAGAGAAATTGAAAGAAGCCAATATGTATATCTTTATCCACCTCGATTTCATCGAGGGGTTGTCCAATACGAAGGGAGCGGTGAAATTCGTCGCCGACGTCTGGAATCCGACGGGCATCATCTCGACTAAAACCAATATGATCCGCTATGCCAAAGATGAAGGACTCGTGACGATCCAGCGCATCTTCCTCATTGATAGGGGCGCCCTTCAAAAAGGAATTGAAATGATCAAGTCGTGTAAACCCGATGCTGTTGAAGTGCTACCGGGACTCATGCCGCGTGTGATCGACCAGCTGTCGCACCAGCTCAAGCTCCCCCTTATCGTCGGGGGACTCATCCAGGAGAAGAAAGATATCCTCGATGCCCTTGAAGCCGGTGCCCTGGCTGTCTCATCCGGTGACCCGAATATGTGGAAATTCGACTTATAG
- a CDS encoding HAD-IIA family hydrolase, with product MTRGFIFDLDGTVYLDEEMIEGAADAIAALKQRGDKVVFLTNKSISTRMDYVQKLRKLGIEVELDEVINSNFITAKFLKDALESGEAALVIGEKPLLDELEEEGITLTQDAGQAKFVVLGWDREFSYEKINLAFQAWLNKARIIATNPDRTCPVLGGQIPDCGAMIGALEGVTGERIESITGKPSKWMAEYVVSQVLKLDAADCYMVGDRLETDIRMGIENGLQSVLVLTGVTNKEMLTKSSYQPSYVLDSIKEIVNL from the coding sequence GTGACTAGAGGATTTATATTTGATTTGGATGGAACGGTGTATTTGGATGAAGAAATGATCGAAGGGGCGGCAGACGCCATCGCCGCCCTGAAACAACGGGGCGATAAGGTCGTCTTCCTTACGAATAAATCCATCTCCACAAGGATGGATTATGTGCAGAAGCTGCGGAAGCTCGGGATCGAAGTGGAGCTTGATGAAGTGATCAATTCCAATTTCATCACGGCAAAGTTTCTGAAGGATGCACTGGAGTCGGGGGAAGCGGCGCTTGTCATCGGGGAAAAGCCCCTGTTGGATGAACTGGAGGAGGAAGGGATCACCCTCACCCAGGATGCAGGACAGGCGAAGTTCGTCGTCCTCGGATGGGACCGGGAGTTCAGCTATGAAAAAATCAATCTGGCTTTTCAGGCATGGCTCAATAAGGCGAGGATCATCGCAACGAATCCTGACAGGACCTGTCCCGTGCTCGGCGGACAGATTCCTGATTGCGGGGCGATGATCGGGGCCCTTGAGGGTGTGACGGGTGAGAGGATCGAATCCATCACGGGCAAACCGTCGAAATGGATGGCCGAATACGTGGTCTCTCAAGTGTTGAAGCTGGATGCGGCCGACTGTTACATGGTCGGGGACCGCCTTGAGACGGATATCAGGATGGGGATCGAGAACGGATTGCAATCGGTCCTTGTGCTCACCGGGGTAACAAATAAAGAAATGTTAACAAAATCTTCATATCAGCCTTCATATGTGCTTGATAGCATTAAGGAGATCGTGAATCTATAA
- a CDS encoding ABC transporter permease: MKGRWNGLSVVKILIYLFFGVFLILPLLSVFLVSFTGQPVNLLGSITDPAIFSSTVEKFKAVSLENYEKIFTNKTYFSAVKNSLGLAVLVALIVIVMCIPIAYGIARTTMPLKKTISALCTIPLIVPTFISAYAVIIMFGRSGWVTYLYQKLGGEGMLIDPYSMAGIVLVQVFFFFPYALWPMVAAFKVSDISLEEASLNLGAKNWFTFIFVTFPLAIPGVISSALLIFTVSFSDFGTPIILAPKEMNLLVVEAYREIAGFFNWGGAAILTVIMVLVAAFFFWLQHLFTKGKNYGSVSGKPKQQKLNDSKGLTRTLSVYSFVLVLFPLLAMLSILMQSLATTWGKNPLPNGYTLDHYKTIFTSSLGNIQNSIVLALGALVLSVIIATFVSYFVVRQNSNKLDFMTSIPLVVPGIAFGIALIQTFNTAPLHLTGTAVLLIVAYTIRRLPYMVRSTMGTMRAIKQDIEEAAVNLGATPLTAAVTIIGPLMLPGIAAGSILVFITVIKETSISILLAPADWAPMSLAIFQNILRGEYYTAAAMSVVLVIIVLLLQAIANRMSKNQL, encoded by the coding sequence ATGAAGGGACGGTGGAATGGACTAAGCGTCGTCAAAATCTTGATCTATCTTTTCTTTGGTGTCTTCCTGATCCTTCCGCTTCTGTCGGTGTTCCTTGTCAGCTTCACGGGGCAGCCCGTTAACCTGCTGGGCTCCATTACGGATCCGGCGATCTTCAGTTCCACGGTAGAGAAGTTCAAGGCCGTGTCCCTTGAAAACTATGAAAAGATCTTCACGAATAAAACGTATTTCTCGGCGGTTAAAAACAGCCTGGGACTCGCCGTCCTGGTGGCATTGATTGTCATTGTCATGTGCATACCGATCGCCTATGGGATTGCACGGACGACGATGCCGCTCAAGAAGACGATCTCGGCACTCTGTACGATCCCCCTCATCGTTCCGACGTTCATCTCGGCGTATGCCGTGATCATCATGTTCGGCCGGTCGGGGTGGGTGACGTACCTCTATCAGAAGCTTGGCGGGGAAGGGATGCTGATCGACCCTTATTCCATGGCCGGTATCGTTCTGGTCCAGGTGTTTTTCTTTTTCCCGTATGCCCTATGGCCCATGGTGGCAGCATTCAAGGTGAGTGATATCTCCCTTGAGGAGGCGTCATTGAATCTGGGGGCCAAGAACTGGTTCACCTTCATTTTCGTGACGTTCCCCCTTGCAATACCAGGGGTGATCTCGAGTGCGCTCCTGATCTTCACGGTTTCGTTCTCCGATTTCGGGACGCCGATCATTCTTGCGCCGAAAGAGATGAACCTCCTTGTCGTGGAAGCGTACCGGGAAATCGCCGGATTCTTCAACTGGGGCGGAGCTGCGATCTTGACGGTGATCATGGTCCTCGTGGCGGCCTTCTTCTTCTGGCTGCAGCATCTGTTCACGAAGGGGAAGAACTATGGCTCCGTTTCAGGGAAACCGAAGCAGCAGAAGCTGAATGATTCAAAGGGATTGACGCGCACGCTTTCCGTTTATTCTTTCGTACTCGTCCTATTCCCGCTTCTTGCCATGCTGTCGATTCTTATGCAGTCCCTTGCAACCACATGGGGGAAGAATCCTTTGCCGAACGGCTATACCCTTGATCACTATAAGACGATTTTTACGAGTTCCCTCGGGAATATCCAGAATAGTATCGTCTTGGCTCTCGGAGCCCTTGTCTTGAGTGTGATCATCGCGACGTTCGTCTCGTATTTCGTCGTCAGGCAGAATTCCAACAAGCTTGATTTCATGACGTCGATTCCCCTTGTGGTACCAGGGATCGCATTCGGGATCGCCCTGATCCAGACGTTTAATACGGCTCCTCTCCATCTAACTGGTACTGCGGTCCTTCTCATCGTCGCCTATACGATCCGGAGGTTGCCGTACATGGTGCGATCCACGATGGGGACGATGAGGGCCATCAAGCAGGATATCGAGGAAGCGGCCGTGAATCTCGGAGCGACTCCGTTGACGGCGGCTGTCACGATCATCGGTCCGCTGATGCTTCCGGGTATTGCAGCAGGTTCGATCCTCGTTTTCATCACCGTTATCAAGGAAACGAGTATATCTATATTACTGGCCCCGGCCGATTGGGCGCCTATGAGTCTGGCAATCTTCCAGAATATCCTGAGAGGGGAATATTACACGGCGGCAGCGATGTCTGTGGTGCTCGTCATCATCGTCCTCCTGCTCCAGGCAATAGCCAATCGCATGTCGAAAAATCAACTGTAG
- a CDS encoding ABC transporter ATP-binding protein, with the protein MGSVKVTQLTKEFSGVHALKNVNLDIQEGEFFALLGPSGCGKTTTMRCIAGFEQPTSGIITIGQKEVNRIPPNQRNCGMVFQSYALFPHMNVFENVAYSLNIKQLNASNVAAKLPIYLRLLNRKFGRYPKAMEQKVMEILEYVELDKHANRLTSELSGGQQQRVALARALVMEPAVLLMDEPLSNLDQKLRHSMRNTIRRIQQDLGITTIFVTHDQEEAMSMADRVAVMDSGEVKQIGTPIELYSRPSTPFIANFVGTSNVMKGTVVDTENGYSVVKGAGYVLKSTHRVDHKEVNVIVRPENINTFKPGTITSETTNIIEGKVLVSTYLGSIVRYDVQVDEYQLVVDTTFVPGEPILAEGEMIQLTIDPERVLLI; encoded by the coding sequence ATGGGTTCAGTCAAAGTGACACAACTAACAAAAGAATTTTCTGGCGTGCATGCGCTTAAAAACGTCAACCTTGATATCCAGGAGGGGGAATTCTTCGCCCTCCTCGGCCCTTCGGGGTGCGGGAAGACGACGACGATGCGCTGTATTGCAGGATTTGAACAGCCGACATCCGGCATCATCACCATTGGACAAAAAGAGGTGAACCGCATCCCGCCTAACCAGCGGAACTGCGGGATGGTGTTCCAGAGCTACGCCTTGTTCCCCCACATGAATGTGTTTGAAAATGTCGCCTACAGCCTCAACATCAAACAGCTGAACGCGAGCAATGTAGCCGCGAAGCTCCCGATCTACTTGCGGCTCTTAAACCGGAAATTCGGCCGCTATCCGAAAGCCATGGAGCAAAAGGTCATGGAGATCCTAGAATACGTAGAGCTCGACAAGCATGCGAATCGTCTGACGAGCGAGCTGTCCGGTGGTCAGCAGCAGCGTGTCGCCCTTGCCCGCGCCCTGGTCATGGAGCCGGCGGTCCTCCTTATGGATGAGCCGCTTTCAAACCTTGACCAAAAGCTTCGCCATTCCATGCGGAATACGATCCGTCGCATCCAGCAGGACCTTGGCATAACGACGATCTTCGTTACCCATGATCAGGAGGAAGCCATGAGCATGGCGGACAGGGTCGCGGTCATGGACAGTGGGGAAGTGAAACAGATCGGGACACCCATCGAGCTCTACAGCAGGCCTTCGACTCCCTTCATTGCGAATTTTGTCGGTACGTCGAACGTCATGAAAGGCACCGTCGTGGATACGGAAAACGGCTATTCGGTCGTGAAGGGTGCAGGCTATGTGCTGAAATCGACCCACCGCGTGGACCATAAAGAGGTCAATGTCATCGTACGTCCGGAAAATATCAACACCTTCAAGCCTGGGACCATCACAAGTGAAACGACAAACATCATCGAAGGGAAAGTGCTCGTCTCCACCTACCTTGGGTCCATCGTCCGCTACGATGTTCAGGTCGATGAGTATCAGCTTGTCGTGGACACGACCTTCGTGCCGGGTGAACCGATACTTGCTGAAGGGGAAATGATCCAGCTCACCATCGATCCTGAAAGGGTGCTTCTCATATGA
- a CDS encoding ABC transporter substrate-binding protein: MKKSLSVVASMILAGSLLAGCAGEKSSGDGDGKTGQITFYSPETPDMTKELGQKFEELHGGSVDVQYAGTNVLVNRMMAEKDNPQGDVWYGGGGILPFEAAADKGIIGSYIPDFAKDWDTVEDGIKVKHEDGKYVGTEIFVLGFAYNTELVSEEEAPKTWDDLLDPKWKGKIQFSNPAASGTATLMVLNQMMQRGEKEGWEYFEKLVDQANSMPDSGSAPTKAVSMGEAHIGVGFDFMAYEQKAKGESVDFVVPDKTPILTNPVSIVEGGPNPDGGKKLMDFLLSKDGQQILANWYHIPINPEVESKTPLTLEKVKPHAVDLDIDWVNDNYDRVRNEWKDKFQ, encoded by the coding sequence ATGAAAAAATCACTATCGGTCGTGGCTTCCATGATCCTGGCAGGAAGCCTGCTTGCAGGTTGCGCAGGAGAGAAGAGTTCCGGTGATGGAGACGGCAAAACGGGACAGATTACGTTCTATTCTCCGGAAACACCGGATATGACGAAGGAACTCGGTCAAAAATTCGAGGAACTACACGGTGGTTCCGTTGACGTCCAGTATGCGGGTACGAACGTACTGGTGAACCGGATGATGGCGGAAAAGGATAATCCCCAAGGGGACGTATGGTATGGAGGCGGGGGAATCCTTCCGTTTGAAGCGGCAGCCGATAAAGGGATCATCGGTTCCTACATTCCTGATTTCGCCAAGGATTGGGACACAGTGGAAGACGGGATCAAGGTGAAGCATGAAGATGGCAAGTATGTGGGTACGGAAATCTTCGTTCTCGGATTTGCTTATAATACAGAGCTGGTATCGGAGGAAGAAGCGCCGAAGACATGGGATGACCTTCTTGATCCGAAGTGGAAAGGAAAGATTCAGTTCTCCAACCCGGCTGCATCGGGAACGGCAACCCTCATGGTGCTGAATCAGATGATGCAACGTGGGGAGAAAGAGGGCTGGGAGTACTTCGAAAAGCTTGTAGATCAGGCAAACTCCATGCCGGATTCAGGTTCCGCTCCTACGAAAGCGGTTTCAATGGGTGAAGCCCATATCGGAGTCGGCTTTGACTTCATGGCTTACGAGCAGAAAGCAAAAGGGGAAAGCGTCGATTTCGTCGTTCCGGATAAAACACCGATCCTGACGAACCCTGTATCCATCGTCGAAGGCGGACCGAATCCCGATGGCGGCAAAAAGCTCATGGATTTCCTTCTTTCCAAGGATGGTCAGCAGATCCTTGCCAACTGGTATCATATCCCGATCAACCCTGAAGTGGAGTCCAAGACCCCTCTTACACTTGAAAAAGTTAAACCGCATGCCGTCGATCTTGATATCGACTGGGTGAATGACAACTACGATCGCGTAAGGAATGAATGGAAAGATAAGTTTCAGTAA
- a CDS encoding VOC family protein translates to MTFDVSPYVLMTSQAEEAREFYEDIFGAETRYIQRISDRPESAKIRIAQNLLNRIDQAVLSFGNITLMLADDTEGLPVSPGSHISLCLTFETVEEAKGIYDKMVSSGAEILKPFTPEFYTEGYGFVRDPFGVSFHVFTKRKE, encoded by the coding sequence ATGACATTCGACGTATCACCTTATGTACTTATGACAAGCCAGGCAGAAGAAGCAAGAGAGTTTTATGAAGACATATTTGGTGCCGAAACACGATACATCCAACGAATAAGCGATAGACCTGAAAGTGCGAAGATCCGCATCGCGCAAAATTTACTGAATCGGATCGACCAAGCCGTCCTCTCGTTCGGAAACATCACTTTAATGCTTGCTGATGATACGGAAGGATTACCCGTTTCACCAGGTAGTCATATTTCCTTATGTCTTACATTTGAAACGGTGGAAGAAGCCAAGGGGATATATGACAAAATGGTGAGTAGCGGAGCAGAGATCCTAAAGCCTTTCACTCCGGAGTTTTATACGGAAGGATATGGGTTCGTGAGGGATCCATTTGGCGTTTCATTCCACGTGTTTACTAAACGAAAAGAGTAA